Proteins encoded in a region of the Pigmentiphaga litoralis genome:
- a CDS encoding ABC transporter ATP-binding protein yields the protein MAELLRLDHVSAGYGDAVVLEDISLAMQEGDSLALLGRNGMGKTTLLVTLMGITRLHGGSLTWKGGDLAAVPTHQRAGRGLGWVPQERYMFPSLTVEEHLTAVARPGPWNVEKVYGAFPRLKERRRNMGNQLSGGEQQMLAIARALMVNPSLLLLDEPMEGLAPIIVQELTGVIRRLVQDSQMAVIVVEQHAKLALALTQQAIVLERGQIVHASSSQSLLDDPQTLTRLLTVA from the coding sequence ATGGCTGAGCTGCTGCGGCTGGATCACGTCAGCGCCGGCTATGGCGATGCGGTGGTGCTCGAGGACATCTCGTTGGCCATGCAGGAAGGCGACAGCCTGGCCTTGCTTGGCCGCAATGGCATGGGCAAGACGACGCTGCTGGTCACCCTGATGGGCATCACGCGCCTGCATGGCGGCTCGCTGACCTGGAAGGGCGGCGACCTGGCAGCGGTGCCCACGCACCAACGTGCGGGCCGGGGCCTGGGCTGGGTGCCGCAGGAACGGTATATGTTCCCCTCGTTGACCGTGGAAGAACATCTGACCGCCGTGGCGCGGCCCGGTCCGTGGAATGTCGAGAAGGTCTATGGCGCCTTCCCGCGGCTGAAGGAACGGCGACGCAACATGGGCAATCAGCTGTCGGGGGGCGAACAGCAGATGCTGGCGATCGCCCGGGCGCTGATGGTCAATCCCAGCCTGCTGTTGCTGGATGAGCCCATGGAAGGGCTCGCGCCCATCATCGTGCAGGAACTGACCGGTGTCATCCGCCGCCTGGTGCAGGATTCGCAGATGGCCGTGATCGTGGTCGAACAGCATGCCAAGCTGGCGCTGGCCCTGACGCAGCAGGCGATCGTGCTGGAGCGTGGGCAGATCGTGCATGCGTCGTCCAGCCAGAGCCTGCTGGACGATCCGCAGACCCTGACGCGCTTGTTGACGGTGGCGTGA
- a CDS encoding branched-chain amino acid ABC transporter permease, with product MAANVIGIVFDGVAYGCLLFLISIGLSVTMGLMNFINLAHGAFAMLGGYVCVMGMTRLGMPFLAALAVSPFIGAIAGVLLERTLYRRLYDATHLDQVLFTIGLVFMSVATAAYFFGPSQQPVSLPAFITGQVSLFGVQLGSYRLFLIAVVLVITVALHLLLERTRFGAQVRASVDNPVASKGLGINVERVFSVTFALGSALAALGGGLAINMLGLDPNFPLKYMVYFLLVVAVGGGASIRGPLVAAILLGLFDVAGKYYVPEVGSFVIYFIMVVTLVVFPNGLFGKRS from the coding sequence ATGGCAGCCAACGTCATCGGAATCGTCTTCGACGGGGTGGCGTATGGCTGCCTGTTGTTCCTGATCAGTATCGGCCTGTCGGTCACGATGGGCCTCATGAACTTCATCAACCTGGCCCATGGCGCGTTTGCCATGCTGGGCGGCTATGTCTGCGTAATGGGCATGACGCGGCTGGGCATGCCCTTCCTGGCCGCGCTCGCGGTCTCGCCGTTCATCGGCGCGATCGCGGGCGTGCTGCTGGAACGCACCCTGTATCGCCGGCTGTATGACGCAACGCACCTGGATCAGGTGCTGTTCACCATCGGCCTTGTCTTCATGTCGGTCGCGACCGCGGCCTACTTCTTTGGTCCCAGCCAGCAGCCGGTGTCGCTGCCGGCCTTCATTACCGGACAGGTGTCCCTGTTCGGGGTGCAACTGGGGTCCTACCGGCTGTTCCTGATCGCCGTCGTGCTGGTCATTACCGTGGCGCTGCACCTGCTGCTGGAGCGCACGCGCTTCGGCGCGCAGGTCCGCGCGTCGGTCGACAATCCGGTGGCATCGAAAGGCCTGGGCATCAATGTCGAACGGGTCTTCAGCGTGACGTTCGCGCTGGGGTCGGCCCTGGCGGCATTGGGCGGCGGACTCGCCATCAACATGCTGGGCCTCGATCCCAACTTCCCGCTCAAGTACATGGTGTATTTCCTGCTGGTGGTCGCGGTCGGTGGCGGCGCGAGCATCCGCGGGCCGCTGGTGGCCGCCATCCTGCTTGGCCTGTTCGACGTGGCCGGCAAATACTATGTGCCGGAAGTCGGCTCCTTCGTCATCTACTTCATCATGGTCGTGACCCTTGTGGTGTTTCCCAACGGCCTTTTCGGGAAACGGTCATGA
- the trmB gene encoding tRNA (guanosine(46)-N7)-methyltransferase TrmB, protein MTNSDILRPAPFNGLATLATGPANAATAATAHIRSFVHRRGHITLGQKEALDTLLDKWSIKYTDRHLPVATTFGREAPTVLEIGFGMGETTEKIALAKPELNFIGVEVFNAGVGAMLKRIETSNLSNVRIIQHDAVEVVRDMIAPNSLAGVHVYFPDPWPKKRHNKRRLIQSTFVSLLASRIAPGGYLHCATDWENYAEQMLDVLSREPLLANTADGFAERPAWRPQTKFETRGLRLGHGVWDVIFERPQFSRFTPALPTVTP, encoded by the coding sequence ATGACTAATTCCGATATCCTGCGCCCGGCGCCTTTCAACGGACTCGCCACGCTGGCGACCGGCCCGGCCAATGCGGCCACGGCCGCGACTGCCCACATCCGCAGTTTCGTGCATCGCCGGGGCCACATCACGCTGGGCCAGAAAGAAGCGCTCGACACCCTGCTCGACAAATGGTCGATCAAGTACACCGACCGGCACCTGCCTGTGGCGACCACGTTTGGCCGCGAAGCGCCGACCGTGCTCGAGATCGGTTTCGGCATGGGCGAGACGACCGAAAAGATTGCGCTGGCCAAGCCCGAGCTCAATTTCATTGGTGTGGAAGTCTTCAACGCCGGCGTGGGCGCGATGCTCAAGCGTATCGAAACGTCGAACCTGAGCAATGTGCGCATCATCCAGCACGACGCGGTCGAAGTGGTGCGGGACATGATCGCGCCGAACTCGCTGGCTGGCGTGCACGTGTACTTTCCCGATCCGTGGCCCAAGAAGCGCCACAACAAGCGCCGGCTGATCCAGTCGACCTTCGTGTCGCTGCTAGCCAGCCGCATCGCCCCGGGCGGTTATCTGCACTGCGCGACCGACTGGGAAAACTACGCCGAGCAGATGCTGGACGTGCTGTCGCGCGAACCGCTGCTGGCCAATACGGCGGACGGTTTTGCCGAGCGTCCGGCCTGGCGCCCGCAGACCAAGTTCGAAACCCGCGGCCTGCGCCTGGGCCACGGCGTATGGGACGTGATCTTTGAGCGTCCGCAGTTTTCGCGGTTCACGCCGGCACTGCCGACCGTGACGCCGTGA
- a CDS encoding FAD-binding oxidoreductase: MTYPIAEFCADLGDVPHATDAMTIRKKSRDQFAVSPLLRQSLAGRVADVVASPRSKDDVLTIIKAAVKHRIPLTARGGGTANYGQSVPLQGGILLDMTGLSGIVSINEGNVRALSGTCMADIDVAAREKGWEMRIHPSTRSVSSIAGFVAGGSGGMGSCQWGMLRDRGNITAMEVVSVEAEPRFVELRGRDVELVHHAYGTNAIITEVEMPTTPAWTWKEVIVAFPEFLVASRFGVQLASEPAITKKLISLQEWPVARLMTALGDIVPDGHTMVNCMIAAPTMDAFKGLVDDFGGSIVHESLEGQGFYGAPIYEFAYGHGLRQIQKSQPTYTGLQGMFPAQDLLPTIERVHAAWGGTAPLRMEVFLSQGEVVTMGSPGIVYENEAQMAAIVAKLQSFGVKVANSHTTGVREVGIKQFDDRDAVFKRSMDPHKLLNPGKLDFDDIPASDSRSSLPTQGWSFRKAG, from the coding sequence GTGACGTACCCGATAGCCGAATTCTGTGCCGACCTGGGCGACGTGCCCCACGCCACCGACGCGATGACCATCCGCAAAAAAAGCCGCGACCAGTTCGCGGTCAGCCCCCTGCTGCGCCAGTCGCTGGCCGGCCGCGTGGCCGACGTGGTGGCGTCGCCGCGCAGCAAGGACGATGTGCTGACGATCATCAAGGCAGCCGTCAAGCATCGCATTCCGCTGACGGCGCGCGGGGGCGGCACGGCCAACTACGGCCAGAGCGTGCCGCTGCAGGGCGGCATCCTGCTGGACATGACCGGCCTGAGTGGCATCGTGTCGATCAACGAAGGCAACGTGCGGGCGCTGTCCGGCACCTGCATGGCGGACATCGACGTGGCCGCGCGCGAGAAAGGCTGGGAGATGCGCATCCACCCGTCGACGCGTTCGGTGTCGAGCATTGCCGGCTTCGTGGCCGGCGGCAGCGGCGGCATGGGCAGCTGCCAGTGGGGCATGCTGCGTGACCGCGGCAACATCACGGCCATGGAAGTGGTCAGCGTCGAGGCCGAACCGCGCTTTGTCGAACTGCGCGGCCGGGACGTCGAACTGGTCCACCACGCCTACGGCACCAACGCCATCATTACCGAAGTCGAAATGCCGACCACGCCCGCCTGGACCTGGAAGGAAGTGATCGTGGCGTTTCCGGAATTCCTGGTGGCGTCGCGCTTCGGGGTCCAGCTGGCGTCGGAACCGGCGATCACCAAGAAGCTGATCTCGCTGCAGGAATGGCCCGTGGCGCGCCTGATGACGGCGCTGGGCGACATCGTTCCCGACGGCCACACGATGGTCAATTGCATGATCGCGGCGCCGACGATGGACGCATTCAAAGGCCTGGTCGACGACTTTGGCGGCAGCATCGTGCATGAAAGCCTGGAAGGCCAGGGCTTCTATGGCGCGCCGATCTATGAATTTGCGTATGGCCACGGCCTGCGGCAGATCCAGAAGTCGCAGCCGACCTACACCGGTCTGCAGGGCATGTTCCCCGCCCAGGATCTGCTCCCGACCATCGAACGGGTGCACGCGGCCTGGGGCGGCACGGCGCCGCTGCGCATGGAAGTGTTCCTGAGCCAGGGCGAAGTGGTGACCATGGGCTCGCCCGGCATCGTGTATGAAAACGAGGCGCAGATGGCGGCGATCGTGGCCAAGCTGCAGAGCTTTGGCGTGAAGGTGGCGAATTCCCACACCACGGGTGTGCGCGAAGTCGGCATCAAGCAGTTCGATGACCGCGATGCCGTCTTCAAACGGAGCATGGATCCGCACAAGCTGCTCAATCCGGGCAAGCTGGATTTCGATGACATTCCGGCGTCCGACAGCCGGTCATCCCTCCCCACCCAAGGGTGGAGCTTCCGCAAGGCTGGTTAA
- a CDS encoding ABC transporter substrate-binding protein — MKLRHTLGALVTAAAFSLAATPAFAQSTVKLGLIAEFSGPFAEYGQQIHGGMKAYMKQHGDTVAGKKIEIIQKDTTGPSPDIAKRLAGDLITRDKVDFLVGFGLTPNALAVAPVATQAKKPMIVMNAATSIITTKSPYIARVSMTLPQVTEPLAQWAFKNGIKKVYTVISDYGPGLDAEAAFTKAFKAAGGEIVGGVRVPLQNPEFAPFVQRAKDAKPEAVFLFLPAGEQGIAFMKTYKERGLAEAGIKLIATGDITDDGVLDAMGDPTLGLTTSFHYSAAHDSAENKAFLKAYADANGTQKRPNFMAAAGYDGMAAIYESLKKTKGSVDADAIMGALKGMKIMSPRGPITIDADTRDVVQTIYIRKVERVNGGLYNVEFDKIADVKDPGK, encoded by the coding sequence ATGAAGCTCAGGCACACCCTCGGCGCGCTGGTCACGGCCGCCGCATTCTCGCTTGCCGCCACGCCCGCATTCGCGCAGAGCACGGTCAAACTGGGCCTGATCGCCGAGTTCTCCGGACCCTTTGCCGAATACGGCCAGCAGATCCATGGCGGCATGAAGGCCTACATGAAGCAGCACGGCGACACCGTCGCCGGCAAGAAGATCGAGATCATCCAGAAGGACACGACCGGCCCGTCGCCCGACATTGCCAAGCGGCTTGCCGGCGACCTGATCACGCGCGACAAGGTCGACTTCCTGGTTGGCTTCGGCCTGACGCCGAACGCCCTGGCCGTCGCGCCGGTGGCCACGCAGGCCAAGAAGCCCATGATCGTGATGAACGCGGCCACGTCCATCATCACGACCAAGTCGCCTTACATCGCGCGCGTGTCCATGACGCTGCCGCAGGTTACCGAACCGCTGGCGCAGTGGGCATTCAAGAACGGCATCAAGAAGGTCTATACCGTCATTTCCGATTACGGCCCGGGCCTCGACGCCGAAGCCGCGTTCACCAAGGCGTTCAAGGCGGCGGGTGGCGAGATCGTCGGCGGCGTGCGGGTGCCGCTGCAGAACCCCGAATTCGCGCCGTTCGTGCAACGTGCGAAAGACGCGAAGCCGGAAGCCGTGTTCCTGTTCCTGCCCGCGGGCGAGCAGGGCATCGCCTTCATGAAGACCTACAAGGAACGCGGCCTGGCCGAAGCCGGCATCAAGCTGATCGCCACCGGTGACATCACCGATGACGGGGTGCTCGACGCCATGGGCGACCCGACCCTGGGCCTGACCACGTCCTTCCACTATTCGGCGGCGCATGACTCGGCCGAAAACAAGGCCTTCCTGAAAGCCTATGCCGACGCGAACGGCACGCAGAAGCGCCCGAACTTCATGGCCGCCGCCGGCTATGACGGCATGGCCGCGATCTACGAGTCGCTCAAGAAGACCAAGGGCTCGGTCGATGCCGATGCGATCATGGGCGCGCTCAAGGGCATGAAGATCATGAGCCCGCGCGGCCCGATCACCATCGATGCTGACACGCGTGACGTGGTCCAGACCATCTACATCCGCAAGGTCGAGCGGGTGAACGGCGGGCTGTACAACGTCGAATTCGACAAGATCGCCGACGTCAAAGACCCCGGCAAGTAA
- a CDS encoding branched-chain amino acid ABC transporter permease, with amino-acid sequence MNPDIRKTVPATAPVTQVDAANAVAAANVPPTKPLVWAEVLFWLLPVAAFFLFPGYRTLGGQILIAGLFAMSLDLILGYARIVSLGHAAFFGLGAYTAGLLAKHGWGEPISGLVAAAAVAAVAGLITSALIVRGKDLTRLIVTLGIGLMLYEVANRLHDVTGGVDGLSGVEMKPLLGRFEFGFDGTTAYVYILVVLFLMFLLARRIVRSPFGLSLKGIREGEKRMPAIGVSVAGRLAAVYTMSAALAGVAGGLLAQTTQFVGIDVLSFTRSAEILIMLVVGGAGYLYGGLIGAAIFMVLQDQLSNLSAVYWQFWLGLLLVCLVLFARGGVLGALSRLRSRKDGRGKANSKGDTKTRRPAAGGLP; translated from the coding sequence ATGAACCCGGATATCCGCAAGACGGTTCCGGCAACGGCCCCCGTGACTCAGGTGGACGCAGCCAATGCGGTCGCCGCGGCCAATGTGCCGCCGACGAAACCACTGGTCTGGGCCGAAGTCCTGTTCTGGCTGCTGCCGGTCGCCGCCTTCTTCCTGTTTCCGGGCTATCGCACGCTTGGCGGGCAGATCCTGATCGCGGGGCTGTTCGCCATGTCCCTGGACCTGATCCTTGGGTACGCGCGCATTGTCTCGCTGGGCCATGCCGCGTTCTTCGGCCTGGGCGCGTATACGGCCGGCCTGCTCGCCAAGCACGGCTGGGGCGAGCCGATCAGTGGCCTGGTCGCCGCTGCGGCGGTGGCCGCGGTGGCTGGCCTGATCACCAGTGCACTGATCGTTCGCGGCAAGGACCTGACGCGGCTGATCGTGACGCTCGGCATCGGTCTCATGCTGTATGAAGTCGCCAACCGCCTGCACGATGTGACGGGCGGCGTCGACGGCCTGAGCGGCGTCGAAATGAAGCCGCTGCTGGGCCGGTTCGAATTCGGCTTTGACGGCACGACCGCCTATGTCTACATCCTGGTGGTGCTGTTCCTGATGTTCCTGCTGGCGCGCCGCATTGTGCGGTCGCCGTTCGGCCTGAGCCTGAAGGGGATCCGCGAAGGCGAAAAGCGCATGCCCGCGATTGGCGTGTCGGTGGCCGGACGCCTGGCTGCGGTGTATACGATGTCGGCGGCGCTGGCGGGTGTAGCGGGCGGCTTGCTTGCGCAGACCACGCAGTTCGTCGGTATCGACGTGCTCAGCTTTACCCGGTCGGCCGAGATCCTCATCATGCTGGTGGTCGGCGGCGCCGGGTACCTGTATGGCGGCCTGATTGGCGCTGCCATCTTCATGGTGCTGCAGGATCAACTGTCTAACCTCAGCGCCGTGTACTGGCAGTTCTGGCTGGGCCTGCTGCTGGTGTGCCTGGTGCTGTTCGCACGCGGTGGCGTGCTGGGTGCCCTGAGCCGTCTGCGCTCGCGCAAGGATGGCCGCGGCAAGGCCAACTCTAAAGGCGACACCAAAACCCGCCGTCCCGCCGCCGGAGGCCTTCCATGA
- the thiS gene encoding sulfur carrier protein ThiS, protein MKIVMNGESRTIEVPTSVADLIQTLGYAGKRVAVERNGEIVPRSVHQQTMLADGDHLEIVVAVGGG, encoded by the coding sequence ATGAAAATCGTAATGAACGGGGAATCGCGCACGATCGAGGTCCCCACCTCTGTCGCGGATCTGATCCAAACGCTGGGCTATGCGGGTAAACGCGTAGCTGTCGAGCGCAATGGCGAGATCGTGCCGCGCAGTGTGCATCAACAAACCATGCTCGCCGACGGTGATCACCTTGAGATCGTCGTCGCGGTCGGCGGAGGCTGA
- a CDS encoding ABC transporter ATP-binding protein, whose protein sequence is MSIALRTEGLGKAFGDFRAVHDMTLSFETGARHALIGPNGAGKTTLINLLTGALRPTAGSIFLEGEAITGLPQHARVKRGMTRTFQINTLFPGLSVLDSVVLAICERKGIGRTWHKTVASHHAEIDEAMALLTSLRLQDDAHTITRNLAYGRQRLVEIALALATKPRILLLDEPAAGVPTGESTELFSVIADLPRDVTILFIEHDMGLVFKFADRITVMVGGQKLVEGTPAEIAADPRVKEVYLGDEQHG, encoded by the coding sequence ATGAGCATCGCCCTGCGTACCGAAGGGCTGGGCAAGGCCTTTGGCGATTTCCGCGCCGTCCACGACATGACCCTGTCGTTCGAGACCGGCGCGCGGCATGCGCTGATCGGCCCGAACGGCGCTGGCAAGACCACGCTGATCAACCTGCTGACTGGCGCCCTGCGCCCCACGGCGGGCAGCATCTTCCTGGAAGGCGAGGCGATCACCGGCCTGCCGCAACATGCCCGCGTCAAACGCGGCATGACACGCACGTTCCAGATCAACACCCTGTTCCCGGGATTGAGCGTGCTCGATTCGGTGGTGCTGGCCATTTGCGAACGCAAGGGCATCGGCCGCACGTGGCACAAGACGGTGGCGAGCCACCATGCCGAGATCGACGAGGCCATGGCCTTGCTGACGTCATTGCGGCTGCAGGACGACGCGCACACAATCACGCGGAACCTGGCCTATGGCCGGCAACGCCTGGTCGAGATCGCGCTGGCCCTGGCCACCAAGCCGCGCATTCTATTGCTGGACGAGCCGGCTGCGGGCGTGCCCACCGGCGAAAGCACCGAGCTTTTTTCGGTGATTGCCGACCTGCCACGCGACGTGACGATCCTGTTCATCGAACACGATATGGGACTGGTGTTCAAGTTTGCGGACCGCATCACGGTGATGGTGGGCGGGCAGAAACTCGTGGAAGGCACGCCGGCCGAGATCGCCGCCGATCCGCGCGTAAAAGAAGTCTATCTGGGGGATGAACAGCATGGCTGA